The stretch of DNA CCTTGCATCGAAAATATTCTCCCACCCTCTTGAGATGCGTTGCTATATGATCATTCAGTACATCACGTTTGCCCATAATTTTATCGCAAAGTGGACATTTCTGCTCCAATACGGGTTTCTGCTCCACCGCTGTTAGATTTGCCTTTTGATCCAACATCCTTGGAATGGAATCTTGCACATCTCCCAAGAAGTGAGACATTAATTTAGGTCTGTTGACTACTTCCTCCTTAACCACGGTCCTATCCTCATCATTCACGAGAGCAATTTCAATTTCAGAATTCTGCATGACTCTCTTAATTAGAGCATCATTGGATTTGGGCATTGTCACATTGCCGTGCATCATTTTGTGTGTCCTCACGTGCTGCTCTAGCTTGCCATAGGAGCAAAATCTATCGTTACACACTTCACACTTGAGATCCTTACGGCGTTTTAGGTGGAATTCCAGCATTTTCTCAAAGGGGAATGGCATCCGGCAGTATTTGCACGTGTGCGGCTTCTCTCTGTGAGCATTGTAGATGTGCGCCTTCACTCCATTGCGAATTTTGTAGAAATTCGGGCATTGATTGCAGTAGAACATCCCATTCTTCTCCGTGTAGAGCTCCTCGAAGTATTTGTCATTCTGCAGAATAAATGGTACTGCACCCTCATTCACTCTCATCTTCTTTTTACGAATAATCATTATATTCCCATCAGATCTTGCAATTTCATGTGTCTCCTTTGAATCATTCTCAGGGGATTTTACGTCTGTTGCGCTCCCTGGTTGCGTGGGCCTTCCTCCGGGGACACCTCTCCTCTTGTGATACAATTCATGATTAGTCAATTCAGCCTGATTGCGATAGCGATGCGGGCAGTAGCGGCAAGCAAGGGGGAAGGATTTCCTCATGCGATATGCCAGGTGCATGTTGAGAATTTTGGAGAAGGCAAAACCTTTCCCGCAATGCTGACAAATTGTCTTCTTTTCCTTGTGTGCATGAGCAATATGTGCTGCAAGAGCCCCCTTTCCCGTCACAACTTTGCCGCACTTGGGGCAGGTGAATTTCTCATCGGTGACCCTCCGTGGCTCAGTGGTGGTGTCATTACTATCGACAAAGTGACtaaattcaaatgtttttCCAGCATCATACGATGTACTTGGTTGATTGAAGGATCTCTTCATGTGCGGCGGCAGAGGCATTTGGAAAACCTTCTCATCCTTTGGCTGTTCATCCCTCTCATGGTCACGCATATGCCTCCGCATGAGTTTAATGTTGCAAAAGGGCTTTTCGCACTTTGGACACTTCCTCTCAATGGTTTTCCTCCTGTGTGTCTTCAATGCGAATTCTCCGCCAAAATTAACCTTGCAGTGCGCACATTGATACTCATCGCTGGATCCCGCCTCCATCTTCATGTCTGGTGGCTCCTCTTCCTGACTAGTTGTCTCATCTGTGTCGTCCTTTGAGAAGACCCCATGTCCTTCGTAAACCCGGGAGAAGGTATCCTCAATGAGTTCCCTCTTCACCGTTGCATCCATACTGATGTTGATGCAATCATTGCATCTGTAGTAGATTTTCCCCTCAAAATTCATTATGTTGCTCTCAGTGGGAACTTTTATGCAACTATTGCATGCAAAGCAATACTGTGATCCAACTTGTGTCCCGGCATTTGCATTATCCGTGCGCTCCAATGAATGTCCCGTGAGATGATCATCCAAAAGGGTGCTGGAACAGAATTTTTCCGCACATACAGGGCACCGAACGCCCTTTCGGGTCTTTTTGTGAAGTTGCAGCAATCGGAAGGATTTGAATTCCAATCCGCATCTCTTGCATGTGAACTTGTTCTCCTCCACACTGTAGCTCATTcctaattaaaagaaaatttaattaaacaaaaggTTATAAACTTTGCTGAATTCTGTAGTTACCTGTATTCCGTGGCAGGAGATCTATGATGCCACCTTCGGAATTATTATCATCATTGCAGTCTGGATGGTAGTCTGTTCCTGATTCAGTAACATGATCCTCCTGTTCGCGCTTAACTCTCTCCTCAGTTGTCACTACTTCCACGGCTTGCAACAAATTCGCCGGATCTGATATATTCTCCGATGCATTTCTATGCTCAACACCGCTCCTCTTGAAGGGCGACACAGTGCCCCCGTTGATTACCACAGAAGACGAGTGCAGCAGTGAAGATTGCGGCGATGTGGTTTCCTCAGTAGCAGCGTGATACTTTAGATGAGAATTCAATTCGTGGATCTGCAGGAAGTTCTTATCGCACATTTGGCATTTGTAGATTCGTACACCACCGTGCATTTGGAGGTGGTACTCCAGGTTGCGTAGAAAGGAGAATTGCTCGTTGCAAACTTCGCATTTATACGGTTTAGCTCCGGAATGATTGCGCTCGTGCACATGTTGCTGCTCCTCCGTGCAGAATCCCCGGAAGCACTCCCGGCAATTGTAGATGGTTTCGAGATTGCGAGTGCCGTGCAATGCGGAATGCTGCCGGAAAGAATCGACCGAAAAGTAAAATGTTTCGCAGTATTGACACTCCAGCAGTGGCACCCGCAAACCATATCCCGTCTGCCCCAGCTCCTTAAACTGCCCAATTTCATCCGTTCCGGGCGCATTCCGCTCGAGAGTTTCATCGTGAACTGGGGGACCCGCACTGCATTCGGGTGAAACAAGACCGCCGCCGCCATCAAAGTCTTCGGGATCGGATGGCATTATTTCCAACTCCTCCCTTGCTATGGATTCATCGGCATCCCCATCGTCTATCACTTCCTTCTTTATGATCATTTCTAAAACACTTGGTGCACCATAAAAGCtgcttttgactttttttctcaacaaaaactttgcaaaaaactTATGCTGTGTTTTCGTCTCTGCTGTCAGTCACAAGAACTTAAATTAGTTGACCCGACTGAACACACACCCCCGGGCAAATGTTTGCTAATTTCACTAtgcgaaaaaaatttaacgtaagtttgtttttagaaatattcaaatttattttatttcaattaaaaatatttgttaatttttctgtaaagttaaaaaaaaattaaaattttcaagtcaaaattccacaaaaagaATGCCCCGCTGGGTACTAGAGcccattaaaaaatgttttttattcattcttagGAAGTTCTTATGGAAAATGTCACAGCATAAACCTCAAAATCGATGTCGCGGCATGAAGccggaaaattcacaatttgcgaattttcattttcttctcataaaaaagaaaatcaacaattaaaattttcacagatttattgaaaatcttcaCCCATAATACATTGTATTTCatacaattttatgatttcatgattcttttgatttgacaaaaaacgtataaaaaaaatgaagtattGTACCAGttttttaac from Lutzomyia longipalpis isolate SR_M1_2022 chromosome 1, ASM2433408v1 encodes:
- the LOC129787511 gene encoding zinc finger protein 208-like — protein: MIIKKEVIDDGDADESIAREELEIMPSDPEDFDGGGGLVSPECSAGPPVHDETLERNAPGTDEIGQFKELGQTGYGLRVPLLECQYCETFYFSVDSFRQHSALHGTRNLETIYNCRECFRGFCTEEQQHVHERNHSGAKPYKCEVCNEQFSFLRNLEYHLQMHGGVRIYKCQMCDKNFLQIHELNSHLKYHAATEETTSPQSSLLHSSSVVINGGTVSPFKRSGVEHRNASENISDPANLLQAVEVVTTEERVKREQEDHVTESGTDYHPDCNDDNNSEGGIIDLLPRNTGMSYSVEENKFTCKRCGLEFKSFRLLQLHKKTRKGVRCPVCAEKFCSSTLLDDHLTGHSLERTDNANAGTQVGSQYCFACNSCIKVPTESNIMNFEGKIYYRCNDCINISMDATVKRELIEDTFSRVYEGHGVFSKDDTDETTSQEEEPPDMKMEAGSSDEYQCAHCKVNFGGEFALKTHRRKTIERKCPKCEKPFCNIKLMRRHMRDHERDEQPKDEKVFQMPLPPHMKRSFNQPSTSYDAGKTFEFSHFVDSNDTTTEPRRVTDEKFTCPKCGKVVTGKGALAAHIAHAHKEKKTICQHCGKGFAFSKILNMHLAYRMRKSFPLACRYCPHRYRNQAELTNHELYHKRRGVPGGRPTQPGSATDVKSPENDSKETHEIARSDGNIMIIRKKKMRVNEGAVPFILQNDKYFEELYTEKNGMFYCNQCPNFYKIRNGVKAHIYNAHREKPHTCKYCRMPFPFEKMLEFHLKRRKDLKCEVCNDRFCSYGKLEQHVRTHKMMHGNVTMPKSNDALIKRVMQNSEIEIALVNDEDRTVVKEEVVNRPKLMSHFLGDVQDSIPRMLDQKANLTAVEQKPVLEQKCPLCDKIMGKRDVLNDHIATHLKRVGEYFRCKDCDSKFLYPIYLVRHYKNRTVTQCETCQKTFCSDLTLATHECYGQSAKRSRTQSVSSEDEILPKRTSRVNGIEGRLTNTSAGQRENNIANITHDWEGMINQNKPCKCNFCGKVYGKPGGLGHHLSTMHAVETFPCKTCNSVFSSLNGLVRHKNMRCENPRINLRSSTLEVNGALTNIPEGASKPIVEKTKEESEGVNDENDKIISDATKVPAIETVDKELSTGEEVPQKTPESPEKTPDVGHHEKKEKCPICGDRFELRCGLSAHIRRKHKDAKPYACEKCGSAFPYMKALELHKKYHEESEGLTSDQQTPSQPPMRRQRRGRKNTLQDKDLSTLEPEDKSPTNKTDEEQTKVASVETIDMEIDEELSPGFDSSVQPLEEQSLK